In Clostridiales bacterium, a single window of DNA contains:
- the pstC gene encoding phosphate ABC transporter permease subunit PstC, with translation MGSSINKKDYIKKELFGKIYSTFCGLLIIVLTISIVFFIASKGIVTFTRNHVSVIDFIFSSKWAPESLNSNGTPQLGSAIFIVGSILVSLFAVIVSTPLSVCAAIFMTEISPKFGEKLLRPSIELFVGIPSVVYGWIGLSVLVPFIRKNIGGLGFSFLAGGIVLTIMIMPTIASVASDSLKALPLNYKEASFALGATRWQTIRKVLLPAAAPGIFTGVVLGLARAFGEALAVQMVIGNSIKIPSGLLDPTTTLTSIITMDMGNTVSGSAWNNALWSMALLLLLISFGFILIIRKISSRRSMR, from the coding sequence ATGGGATCATCAATTAATAAAAAGGATTATATAAAAAAAGAATTATTCGGAAAGATTTATTCGACTTTCTGTGGCTTATTGATTATTGTGTTAACTATATCGATAGTATTTTTTATAGCGTCTAAGGGTATTGTTACTTTTACAAGAAATCATGTTTCGGTAATAGACTTTATTTTTTCCTCAAAATGGGCACCTGAGAGTTTAAATTCAAATGGTACGCCTCAGCTTGGTTCTGCGATTTTTATAGTAGGTTCGATACTTGTTTCACTATTCGCCGTAATTGTCAGTACGCCTCTTAGCGTATGCGCAGCGATATTTATGACGGAAATATCGCCAAAGTTTGGCGAAAAATTATTAAGGCCTTCCATTGAATTGTTTGTGGGAATACCTTCTGTTGTATACGGGTGGATAGGATTAAGCGTACTTGTACCCTTTATAAGGAAAAATATAGGCGGATTAGGATTTAGCTTTCTTGCAGGCGGCATAGTGCTTACCATAATGATAATGCCGACTATAGCGAGTGTAGCTTCGGACTCGTTAAAGGCCTTGCCGTTGAACTATAAGGAAGCGTCGTTTGCTCTGGGAGCTACGAGATGGCAGACTATAAGAAAAGTGCTTCTTCCCGCCGCTGCACCGGGAATATTTACAGGCGTTGTGCTGGGATTAGCCAGGGCATTTGGAGAAGCATTGGCTGTGCAGATGGTTATAGGAAATTCTATTAAAATACCATCCGGTTTGCTGGATCCTACAACTACTCTTACGAGTATAATAACGATGGATATGGGAAACACTGTCTCAGGATCTGCGTGGAATAATGCATTATGGTCCATGGCACTGCTTCTTTTATTGATTTCATTTGGATTCATATTGATAATCAGAAAAATATCTTCGAGGAGGAGTATGCGATGA
- the pstA gene encoding phosphate ABC transporter permease PstA, translating to MNAKIYDKIATSIFYLIASLIMLLLFLIVGYILYKGIGVLNLKFITTPPKFMEPGGGVAPQLFNSFYLLVLSMLITIPLGVGAGIYMAEYARPGRITDFIRLCIETLSSLPSIVVGLFGFLVFVNSLHWGFSLLSGALAITVLNLPAMTRISEDAIKSVPESLKEASLALGATKWETIYKVILPSAMLQLITGTILTAGRVFGEAAALLYTSGMTTPDLKFNRLFSFSKVSPLNPLRPAETLSVFIWKINSESLVPDARQVADGASALLIIIVFLFNIISRYIGKMIYRKHTGSK from the coding sequence ATGAATGCAAAGATATATGACAAGATAGCGACTTCGATATTTTACTTGATAGCATCGTTAATAATGCTGCTCCTTTTTTTGATAGTGGGATATATTTTGTACAAGGGTATAGGCGTTTTAAACTTAAAATTTATAACTACGCCGCCAAAATTCATGGAGCCCGGCGGTGGCGTCGCACCGCAGCTTTTCAATTCATTTTATCTGCTTGTACTCTCAATGCTTATCACCATACCACTGGGAGTAGGTGCGGGAATATACATGGCTGAATATGCGAGGCCGGGCCGTATTACCGATTTTATCAGATTATGTATTGAAACCCTTTCATCTTTGCCTTCGATAGTAGTAGGATTATTTGGATTTTTGGTTTTTGTAAATTCGTTGCACTGGGGTTTTTCATTGTTATCAGGTGCTCTTGCCATAACTGTTCTGAATCTGCCGGCTATGACGCGTATCAGCGAGGATGCCATAAAAAGTGTGCCCGAAAGCCTAAAGGAAGCGAGCCTCGCATTAGGCGCAACAAAATGGGAGACTATATATAAGGTGATACTTCCTTCCGCAATGCTGCAGCTCATAACAGGTACAATACTAACTGCAGGCAGAGTGTTCGGGGAGGCGGCAGCTCTTTTGTATACATCCGGAATGACTACACCGGATTTGAAGTTTAACAGGCTTTTTTCTTTTTCAAAGGTATCACCATTAAACCCCTTGAGGCCTGCTGAAACGCTTTCCGTATTTATCTGGAAAATCAATTCGGAGTCCCTTGTGCCGGATGCAAGGCAAGTTGCAGATGGGGCATCCGCTCTGCTTATTATTATCGTATTTTTGTTTAATATAATCTCAAGGTATATAGGGAAAATGATTTACAGAAAACATACAGGCTCAAAATGA
- a CDS encoding phosphate ABC transporter substrate-binding protein, protein MFKSHKNIVNIFIHILILFIILFATSCGRSDDNALMIMGSTALQPLAEKAAAMFMTDFPESNIQVQGGGSGNGLTAVRAKNAQIGNSDIFAEDKNGFDSSDLIDHKVAVVGFAVIANQGVGIDNVSSKQLTDLFTGKITNWKEIGGNNVPVVIVSRPASSGTRLTFEKYALNGATEIAGKALTQDSSGTVVKTVMDTEGAVSYVGLTYVKGDGSLKVLKVDGVEPSPENIASGKYQIWAYEHMYTNGYAKGITKEYIDYIMSDKVKPYIEKLDYIPISDMKVER, encoded by the coding sequence ATGTTTAAATCCCATAAAAATATAGTTAATATTTTTATCCATATTTTAATATTATTTATTATACTGTTTGCAACGTCATGCGGCCGGTCCGACGATAATGCATTGATGATAATGGGTTCTACTGCATTGCAGCCTCTGGCTGAAAAAGCGGCGGCAATGTTCATGACGGATTTCCCGGAAAGCAATATACAGGTGCAGGGAGGCGGCAGCGGAAATGGCTTGACAGCTGTAAGGGCAAAAAATGCGCAGATTGGAAATTCCGATATATTTGCAGAAGATAAGAATGGATTTGATTCCAGTGATTTAATCGATCATAAAGTGGCTGTCGTAGGATTTGCTGTTATAGCAAACCAGGGAGTCGGGATAGATAATGTTTCGAGCAAGCAGTTAACAGATCTGTTTACTGGAAAGATAACCAATTGGAAGGAAATCGGAGGAAATAACGTACCTGTTGTAATCGTCAGCAGGCCTGCGTCCTCAGGAACAAGGCTTACATTTGAGAAATATGCCCTAAATGGTGCAACTGAAATTGCAGGGAAGGCATTGACGCAGGATTCATCCGGTACAGTTGTAAAAACGGTTATGGATACCGAGGGTGCTGTAAGCTATGTAGGACTTACTTATGTAAAGGGAGACGGCTCTTTAAAGGTATTGAAAGTTGATGGAGTAGAACCAAGTCCGGAGAATATCGCTTCCGGTAAATATCAAATATGGGCTTACGAACATATGTATACGAATGGTTATGCAAAAGGTATTACCAAGGAATATATAGATTATATCATGAGCGACAAGGTAAAACCATATATTGAAAAATTAGATTATATACCTATTAGCGATATGAAGGTGGAAAGATAA
- the phoU gene encoding phosphate signaling complex protein PhoU yields MPRGTFDEELDSLFHSLIRMGGAVESQINDCIISLVEQDEKKALEVIDKDDIIDDMEADIEEACVKLIARQQPLAIDLRRIFTSIKIVTDLERIGDYAVDIARITIRLKDEKYIKPLIDIPRMADIVQKMIKDSLDAYIKLDVKASEEISNMDDEIDGSYKQVFRELLVLMLEDPRKITQATQFLFVCKFLERIGDHVTNICEWTIFLITGEHRDLND; encoded by the coding sequence ATGCCAAGAGGTACTTTTGATGAAGAGCTTGATTCTTTATTTCACAGTTTGATCAGAATGGGTGGCGCAGTAGAAAGTCAGATAAATGATTGTATAATATCTTTAGTAGAGCAGGATGAGAAAAAAGCCCTGGAAGTTATCGATAAAGACGATATAATTGATGATATGGAGGCAGATATCGAAGAGGCATGCGTTAAGTTGATAGCGAGGCAGCAGCCTTTGGCAATCGATCTTAGAAGAATATTTACATCCATTAAGATTGTGACAGATCTGGAAAGAATTGGCGACTATGCTGTTGATATTGCAAGGATAACAATAAGATTAAAAGATGAAAAATATATAAAACCTCTTATCGATATACCTCGAATGGCAGATATTGTGCAAAAGATGATTAAAGATTCCTTGGATGCATACATAAAGCTTGATGTTAAAGCATCGGAGGAAATCTCTAACATGGATGATGAAATAGATGGGTCGTATAAACAAGTTTTCAGGGAACTTCTGGTCTTGATGCTTGAAGATCCAAGGAAAATAACGCAGGCAACCCAATTTTTGTTTGTATGCAAATTCCTTGAAAGAATTGGTGACCATGTAACAAATATCTGTGAGTGGACTATTTTCCTGATCACAGGAGAGCATAGGGATTTGAATGATTGA
- a CDS encoding DUF512 domain-containing protein encodes MKKGIMIKNVIKGGIADEVGIKKGDLLIGVNGKTIEDIIDYKYLIADEYLEISVLDQNRKELIFEVEKEYDDDLGIEFENPLLDNVRSCANKCIFCFIDQLPKGMRNTLYFKDDDSRLSFLQGNFITFTNLSDKDIQKIIEYKISPLNVSVHTTDPRLRIKMLRNKNAGNIMEILKKLTDNKIKINCQIVLCRDINDGNILRKTINDLYCLYPMVKNIAVVPVGITKYRQNLYNLRAYDEEASRNVLSIIDEEQEKIYKIAKTIFVRAADEFYIMAGRKLPEPEYYGDYEQLQDGIGMVTNLIENVKSSLKGQRTIYKNKTISVITGISAFKYINNICKMVENKIKGLKIHVYPVKNDFFGERITVAGLLTGRDIVRQLKGKPLGEKLIIPSNVFKSGENVLLDDMTLDELKISLNTDIDICGFDGSDFLRIICRE; translated from the coding sequence ATGAAAAAGGGTATAATGATAAAAAATGTAATAAAGGGCGGTATCGCCGATGAGGTTGGAATAAAAAAGGGTGATTTACTGATTGGTGTAAACGGTAAAACGATAGAGGATATCATCGATTACAAATATCTCATAGCTGATGAGTATCTTGAAATATCCGTACTGGACCAAAACAGAAAAGAGCTCATATTTGAGGTTGAGAAGGAATATGACGATGACTTGGGAATAGAATTTGAAAATCCCCTGCTCGATAATGTAAGAAGCTGTGCAAATAAATGTATTTTCTGTTTTATCGATCAGCTTCCAAAGGGAATGAGGAATACACTGTATTTTAAAGACGATGACTCAAGGCTGTCTTTTTTGCAGGGGAATTTCATTACGTTTACTAATCTGTCCGATAAAGATATTCAAAAAATAATAGAATATAAAATAAGTCCGCTTAATGTTTCCGTGCATACGACAGATCCAAGGCTCAGGATCAAGATGCTGAGAAACAAAAATGCTGGGAATATAATGGAAATATTAAAGAAATTAACTGATAATAAAATAAAAATAAACTGCCAGATAGTTTTATGCAGAGATATAAATGACGGGAATATCTTAAGAAAGACCATAAATGATTTGTATTGCCTGTATCCGATGGTAAAAAACATTGCAGTAGTGCCTGTTGGAATTACAAAATACAGACAAAATCTTTATAATTTAAGGGCTTATGACGAGGAAGCATCAAGAAATGTTTTATCGATAATCGATGAAGAACAGGAAAAAATATATAAAATAGCCAAAACGATATTCGTGAGAGCTGCCGACGAATTTTACATAATGGCCGGTCGAAAGCTTCCAGAGCCGGAGTATTACGGGGATTACGAGCAGCTTCAGGACGGCATAGGAATGGTAACGAATTTAATTGAGAACGTAAAAAGCTCGTTAAAAGGGCAAAGAACGATATATAAGAATAAAACAATATCGGTTATTACAGGGATATCAGCTTTTAAATATATTAATAATATATGCAAAATGGTGGAAAATAAAATTAAGGGTTTAAAAATACATGTATATCCAGTTAAGAACGATTTTTTCGGAGAGAGAATAACTGTGGCGGGACTCCTCACAGGAAGAGATATAGTAAGGCAGCTTAAAGGAAAGCCCCTGGGTGAAAAATTGATTATTCCATCAAATGTATTTAAATCCGGGGAGAATGTACTGCTGGATGACATGACACTTGATGAATTGAAAATAAGTTTAAATACGGATATTGATATATGCGGTTTTGATGGCTCGGATTTTCTAAGGATTATATGCAGGGAGTGA
- the der gene encoding ribosome biogenesis GTPase Der, translating into MVKPIVAIIGRPNVGKSTLFNRIVGKRIAIVEDTPGVTRDRIYADAEWFNHKFILIDTGGIEPSSGDKIFSMMQRQAQIAIETSDVIIFVTDAKDGITHVDEEVASILRRTSKPVVIAVNKVDNKKMFNEVYEFFNLGMGEPIGISSTLGLGIGDLIEKVISYFDKNNEEDEKEDAIKVAIAGKPNVGKSSLTNRLLKEERMIVSDIPGTTRDAVDTPVTINNEKFIFIDTAGIRRKSRVNENIERYSVIRAFAAIERADVCVIMIDAGEGITEQDTKIAGYAHEAGKGIVIAVNKWDIIKKDNKVIDEYTSKIRNDLSFMPYAPIVFISAKTGHKIDKLIEMVKLASKENAARIKSGTLNDIISDAVMMKQPPSDKGRRLKISYAVQSSIKPPTFVLFVNDPEIMHFSYERYLENQLRKRLGFDGTPIRFIYRKKGEKG; encoded by the coding sequence TTGGTGAAACCTATAGTCGCTATTATTGGACGTCCTAATGTCGGCAAATCTACCTTGTTTAACAGGATTGTAGGAAAAAGGATTGCAATCGTCGAGGATACGCCTGGAGTGACAAGGGACAGGATTTATGCGGATGCCGAATGGTTTAATCACAAATTTATATTGATAGATACAGGCGGTATTGAACCGTCAAGTGGAGATAAGATATTTTCCATGATGCAAAGGCAGGCGCAAATTGCAATTGAAACTTCGGATGTTATTATATTTGTAACGGATGCAAAGGATGGAATAACACATGTTGATGAGGAAGTCGCGTCGATATTAAGAAGAACAAGCAAGCCGGTGGTAATAGCAGTAAATAAAGTTGACAACAAGAAGATGTTCAATGAAGTATATGAATTTTTCAACTTAGGTATGGGAGAACCTATAGGCATATCTTCTACGCTTGGATTGGGTATAGGTGACCTTATTGAAAAAGTGATATCATATTTCGATAAAAACAACGAAGAAGATGAAAAAGAAGATGCAATAAAAGTGGCTATAGCTGGAAAGCCAAATGTCGGCAAGTCATCTCTTACAAATAGGCTGCTAAAGGAGGAGAGGATGATTGTGAGCGATATTCCCGGTACTACAAGGGATGCCGTAGATACACCTGTGACAATAAATAATGAAAAATTCATATTTATAGATACGGCTGGAATAAGAAGAAAAAGCAGGGTGAATGAAAATATCGAAAGATACAGCGTAATAAGAGCGTTTGCGGCCATAGAAAGGGCGGACGTATGTGTCATCATGATAGATGCGGGCGAGGGAATTACCGAACAGGATACGAAGATAGCCGGTTATGCCCACGAAGCCGGAAAGGGAATAGTTATTGCTGTTAATAAATGGGACATCATAAAAAAAGATAATAAAGTCATTGATGAGTATACATCCAAAATCAGAAACGATTTGAGCTTTATGCCATATGCCCCTATTGTATTTATTTCCGCCAAGACTGGTCATAAAATCGATAAATTGATCGAGATGGTTAAACTTGCCTCTAAAGAGAATGCTGCCAGAATCAAATCCGGTACATTAAATGACATAATATCTGACGCTGTTATGATGAAGCAACCGCCTTCAGATAAGGGTAGAAGGCTTAAAATATCCTATGCCGTGCAATCATCTATAAAACCGCCGACTTTTGTGCTTTTTGTGAATGATCCTGAAATAATGCATTTTTCATATGAGCGTTATCTTGAAAACCAGTTAAGAAAAAGGCTTGGCTTTGATGGTACGCCTATAAGATTCATATACAGAAAAAAAGGCGAAAAGGGATAA
- a CDS encoding helix-turn-helix transcriptional regulator produces the protein MKNKIKALRRELGLRQEDVAARLGVTRQTIIAIENDKYNPSLELAMKLARLLNAPVEKLFQLDK, from the coding sequence ATGAAGAATAAAATAAAAGCCTTGCGGAGGGAATTAGGATTGCGTCAGGAAGATGTTGCAGCTCGACTGGGTGTGACAAGGCAGACGATTATCGCCATTGAAAATGATAAATACAATCCTTCGCTGGAATTGGCAATGAAACTTGCCAGGTTACTGAATGCTCCAGTCGAGAAGCTCTTCCAATTAGACAAATAG
- the spoIVA gene encoding stage IV sporulation protein A, giving the protein MEEFDLYKDIAERTQGDIYIGVVGPVRTGKSTFIKRFMDLLVIPNIENDYKKERAKDELPQSAAGKTIMTTEPKFVPNEAVEIEVKENAKLRVRMVDCVGYLVKGALGYLEGDTPRMVTTPWYDYQIPFEQAAEIGTRKVINDHSTIGIVVTTDGSITEIPRENYIEAEERVIKELKNINKPFIMILNTTHPYDPDTINLKRDLEEKYNVPVQIMDVMQMRNEDINNTLEKVLFEFPVKEINIDLPEWVDSLDSSHWLKKDFIDAIKNAAKDIFKLRDIKSTVDKFNEYDFIGEVSISDMKLGNGTANINMKTKDGLFYQVLGEFSGYKIESESQLLSLMKDLSFAKKEYDKVSKALKDVRETGYGLVPPQLEELHLEEPEIVKQGGRFGVKLRASAPSLHMIRADIETEVSPIVGTERQGEELVKSLLEQFENDPGKLWQTNMFGKTLEELVKEGLQNKLYRMPEDVQSKIQRTLQKIINEGSGGLICIIL; this is encoded by the coding sequence ATGGAGGAATTCGATTTATATAAGGATATAGCGGAAAGAACGCAGGGAGACATATATATCGGTGTAGTAGGGCCTGTAAGGACAGGTAAATCTACATTTATAAAAAGATTTATGGATCTTTTGGTTATACCGAATATAGAAAACGATTATAAAAAGGAAAGAGCTAAAGATGAATTACCTCAAAGTGCTGCCGGAAAGACTATTATGACCACAGAACCCAAGTTCGTGCCAAATGAAGCGGTGGAAATAGAGGTAAAAGAAAATGCAAAGTTGAGAGTAAGAATGGTTGATTGTGTAGGATATCTCGTAAAAGGAGCTTTAGGGTATTTAGAAGGCGATACTCCAAGGATGGTAACGACACCATGGTATGATTACCAGATACCGTTTGAACAGGCGGCCGAAATCGGTACGCGAAAGGTTATAAATGATCATTCGACGATAGGCATTGTGGTGACTACAGATGGGTCGATAACGGAAATACCAAGGGAAAACTATATAGAAGCCGAAGAAAGGGTTATTAAAGAACTTAAAAATATAAATAAACCGTTTATAATGATATTAAATACGACTCATCCATATGATCCGGATACTATAAACCTCAAAAGGGATCTTGAGGAAAAATATAATGTGCCGGTTCAGATAATGGATGTCATGCAGATGAGGAATGAAGATATAAATAATACCCTAGAAAAGGTTTTGTTCGAATTTCCTGTTAAAGAGATAAATATCGATTTACCCGAATGGGTAGACTCACTGGACTCTTCTCACTGGTTGAAAAAGGACTTCATCGATGCCATCAAAAATGCTGCAAAGGATATTTTTAAATTAAGGGATATTAAATCCACTGTTGATAAATTTAACGAGTATGATTTTATAGGTGAAGTATCCATATCGGATATGAAGCTGGGTAACGGTACCGCAAACATAAACATGAAGACAAAGGACGGCCTTTTCTATCAGGTACTTGGAGAATTCTCTGGATACAAGATTGAAAGTGAAAGCCAGTTATTGTCATTGATGAAGGATCTGTCATTCGCAAAGAAGGAATATGATAAAGTATCCAAGGCTTTGAAAGATGTGAGGGAGACGGGTTATGGACTTGTTCCTCCACAATTAGAAGAGCTTCACCTTGAAGAACCTGAGATAGTAAAGCAGGGTGGAAGATTTGGTGTTAAGCTAAGGGCATCGGCACCATCATTACATATGATAAGGGCGGACATTGAAACAGAAGTATCTCCTATTGTAGGAACAGAAAGGCAGGGAGAGGAATTAGTAAAGTCGCTTCTTGAACAATTCGAAAATGATCCCGGCAAGCTTTGGCAGACAAACATGTTTGGAAAGACACTGGAGGAGTTGGTCAAAGAAGGACTGCAGAATAAATTATATAGGATGCCTGAGGATGTACAATCAAAGATTCAAAGGACACTGCAGAAAATCATCAATGAAGGTAGCGGCGGCTTGATATGCATCATATTATAG